The genomic stretch GGCGGGCCTGGCCGACGGCCGCTACCTCCTCGAAGCCACCCCGGCGGGCGCCACCTGCACCCGCACGAACCGGCCCGCCGAACTCACCCTCGACGTGGGCGACTTCGCGGCGCTCTACCTCGGCGACGAGTCCGCGGCACGCCTGCACGCCCTGGGCCGCGTCACCGAGGAACGCCCGGGCGCCCTGGCGACCTCCGACCTCCTGCTGCACACCGCCCGCCGCCCCTGGTGCCCGGACATCTTCTGACCGGGCGCCGCGCGCCGGGGGCCCGGCGGTGGTGTGCTGCATAAGGTGGCGGAAACACGTAACGGCCCAGGCGGAAGTTGCAGGACACCGCCCACCACCGGAGCAGGAGGACGGCGACCATGAGTGACGCGAACACGGAGCCGCAGGGTCCCGACACGACCGAGCACGCCCACGACCCCGAGGTACTACAGCTCGCGGCCAAGGTCTTCGACCTGGCCCGGCACGGCGACACCAGCACCCTCGCCGCCTACGTCGACGCCGGCGTCCCCGCCACGCTCACCAACGACAAGGGCGACTCCCTGGTGATGCTCGCCGCCTACCACGGCCACGCCGACACGGTGGCCGCCCTCCTGGAACGCGGCGCCGACCCCGACCGCACCAACGACCGCGGCCAGACCCCGCTGGCCGGTGCCGTCTTCAAGGGCGAGGACGCGGTCGTACGCGTCCTGGTGGCCCACGGCGCGGACCCGGCGGCGGGGACGCCGTCGGCGATCGACACGGCGCGGATGTTCCAGAAGGGGGAGCTGCTGGGGCTGTTCGGGGCGGAGTGAGCCGGGGGCCGCACGGCGGCGGGCGGCAGCGTCCCGCCGCGTCCGGCCTTCGCCGCGAGGGCGCGGTTCGGCGAGTGGTGTCCCGGCCTCCGGGGTGAGGCCGGCGTGGCGAGTGGAGCGGCCTTGGGTTAGGAAGGTGGCACCTTCGACTCCGTCTTCGACGTGGCCGACGCCGTGGCCGACCCCGACCGGCCGGACCGCATCCGCGCCGAGTTCGACAGCGGAGACGGACTGCATCTCAACGACGCCGGGGCCCGGGCCATGGCGGCGACCGTCGATCTCGACGCACTCGGCGGCTGACGGCCGCCCCCGGACGTCACCCCAAGGCCACACCTTGACATCAACTTTGGTTGAGGTTTTAGCGTCGGGTCCCGAAGCCGACCGCCGGCTCCGCGCCACCGCCTTCAGGAGGACCCGTCATGCCCGAGCGCCCCTTCACCCTGGCCGTCATCGTCGGCAGCACCCGTGAGGGCCGGTTCGCGCCCGTTGTCGCGAACTGGTTCACCGCACACGCCGGCCGGCGTACGGACGTCGTGGTGGACCTCATCGACCTGGACGAGGTCCGTCCGTACGAACTGCGGCACGGCAGCGAGGAGATGGAGACCTACGCCAAGCGGATCGGCGCGGCGGACGCCTTCGTCGTGATCACACCGGAGTACAACCACTCCTTCCCCGCCCCGCTCAAGCACGCCATCGACCTGCTGCACCAGCAGTGGCAGGCCAAGCCGGTCGGCTTCGTGTCCTACGGCGGGATCTCCGGCGGCCTGCGCGCCGTCGAGCAACTGCGGCTCGTCTTCGCCGAGTTGCACGCCACGACGGTGCGCGAGACGGTCAGCTTCCCGATGGCCGGGCGCCTCTTCGACGAGGGCGGGCAGCTGCGGGACCCCGAGGACGCGGACCGGGCCGCCGCCGTGCTGCTCGACCAGCTGGCCTGGTGGGCCCTGGCGCTGCGCGAGGCGCGCGAGGCGCGGCCGTACGGGGGCTGAGACCGCGCGGCGGCGGGCGGGCCGTCCCGCCCTCGCCGCGCTCGCAGCCGGCTTACGATTTCCCCGTCCGGCGGCGAACGAGGGGGACACGGTCATGAGCCGACGCAAAGGCCCGTACGAGTGCGGCCTGGACGCCGCCGTGGACGTCATCGGCGGCAAGTGGAAGGTCCTGCTGCTGTGGCAGCTGGCCCAAGGGCCGCAGCGCTTCGGTGAACTGAAGCGCGCGCTGCCGGACATCAGCGAGAAGGTGCTGATCCAGCAGCTGCGCGAGATGGAGACCGACCGCATCGTGCACCGCGAGGTCTACCACCAGGTCCCGCTGAAGGTGGAGTACTCCCTCACCGGGCTGGGCACCTCGCTCAACGCCGCGCTGGAACCGCTCGGCGCGTGGGGCCTGGTGCACATGGAGGAGATCGAGGCGACGTACGGGTCACGTCACCCGTGCGCGAGCTGAGCGGCCGGGGCCGACGGCCCGCTCGTGAGCGGCTCACGGTTGCCGCGGCGCGCGTTCGCACCCGTACCGCTCCCGGGCCAGCGCCAGTGACCGGTCGAAGTCCCGCTGGGTGGCTTCGCACCAGTGCAGCAGGTCGGCCAGGACCCGCTGGAGCGTCTCGCCCGGGCTCGCCCGCCAGCCCGCCTCGGAGAGCGTGTACGTCTCCAGGGCCGCGCCCGCGCGCCGCACCTGTTCATCGTTGCCGGTCATGGCGTCCCCTTCCGGTGTCGGTGCGCCCAGCGTACCAATGCAAGCGCATCGGAAAGGCTCTCACTCCTGGTCCGGTATCCAGTTG from Streptomyces albofaciens JCM 4342 encodes the following:
- a CDS encoding ankyrin repeat domain-containing protein, with product MSDANTEPQGPDTTEHAHDPEVLQLAAKVFDLARHGDTSTLAAYVDAGVPATLTNDKGDSLVMLAAYHGHADTVAALLERGADPDRTNDRGQTPLAGAVFKGEDAVVRVLVAHGADPAAGTPSAIDTARMFQKGELLGLFGAE
- a CDS encoding winged helix-turn-helix transcriptional regulator — translated: MSRRKGPYECGLDAAVDVIGGKWKVLLLWQLAQGPQRFGELKRALPDISEKVLIQQLREMETDRIVHREVYHQVPLKVEYSLTGLGTSLNAALEPLGAWGLVHMEEIEATYGSRHPCAS
- a CDS encoding NADPH-dependent FMN reductase, which encodes MPERPFTLAVIVGSTREGRFAPVVANWFTAHAGRRTDVVVDLIDLDEVRPYELRHGSEEMETYAKRIGAADAFVVITPEYNHSFPAPLKHAIDLLHQQWQAKPVGFVSYGGISGGLRAVEQLRLVFAELHATTVRETVSFPMAGRLFDEGGQLRDPEDADRAAAVLLDQLAWWALALREAREARPYGG